ATGGCCCCTGCCCCGACCACCACCACCCGCATCCCCTACTCCCTCCGGGGGTCAATGCGCAGGGTGATGGGCAGCTCCTCCCCGCGGAGCAGCCGCCCCACGTTGGACCGGTGCCGGACGAGGACCACCAGGGCGGCCGCCACGCCGAAGGCCAGGTGGGCAGGCGGCGCATGCCAGAGGGCCATCCAGAGGGGTACGCTGACGGCGGCCGCCATCGAGCCGAGGGAGGAGTAGCGGCTGGCCGCCACCACGGCCAGCCAGACGGCGAAGGCCGCCAGGGCGACCCGGACGTCGAGGCCCAGCAACACGCCCAGGCCCGTGGCAACCCCCTTGCCGCCGTGACCAGCGAGCCAGATGGACCAGCTGTGGCCGGCCATGGCCGCCACGCCGGCCAGCACGGCCGCGACCTCGCCGGGGCCGACGGCGCGGGCCAGCATCACCGGCAGCGCCCCCTTGGCCGCGTCGGCCAGGAGGACCGCCGCCGCCAGGCGCGGTCCAGCGACCCGTAAGACGTTGGTGGTGCCGATGTTGCCGCTGCCGTAGCGGCGGATGTCCACGCCCCGGACGGCTCGGACCAGCCAGAGGCCAAAGGGGATGGAACCCAGGAGGTAGCCCAGCAGGACCAAGCCTGTGACGCCCAGCCATGGCATTGCCATCTCGCGCTCCTCTCCCGCTCCGGGGCCATGGCCCCACCCGGCGCCGGGATCGGCGGACGGCGCCGCGGGACGGTCGGGGGGCGCCGCGGGCGATCCGCCGTGAAGTCGCCGGCAGCTTCCGCCGCCGGGGGCCGGGGACGACCGTCGGGGGCCATGCCGACCCGTCCCGGCCGCCGGCGGCGGCACGGCCGGCCGGGACCCTCGTCCCCGCTACTCCTCGTCCCTGTCCCTCCCCTTGCCCTTGCCCGGGGATCGGAACACCAGGCGCAGGGGCGTGCCGGTGAAGTCGAAGGCCTGGCGGAGGACGTTCTCCAGGAACCGCTGGAAGGAGAAGTGGACGGCGTCCGGGTCGCTGACCACGAAGAGGATGGTGGGCGGTCGGGTCGCCACCTGGCGGATGTCGTGGATCCGCAGCCGGCGCCCCCTGGCGGAAGGCGGCTGGTGGACCACCAGGGCGTCGTCCACCACCTTGCGCAGCACCGGCTGCGGGACCTGGCGCCGGTGGTTGTCGGCCACGCGCCCGATCCAATCCACCAGCCGGTCCAGGCGCTGCCCGGTGGCCGCCGACAGGAAGACAATGGGCGCGAACGGCAGGAAGTCGTACTCCCGGGACAGGGCCTCGCGGTACCGGTCGGCGGTGTCGGGCCCCTTGGTCACCAGGTCCCACTTGTTCACCGCCAGGACGCACGCCTTGCCCTCCTCCAGGGCCATGCCGGCGATGCGCTTGTCCTGTTCGGTGGCGGGATCGCGGGCGTCCAGGACCACGCACGCCACGTCGGCGCGGGCCAGCGCCCGCCGCGTCCGGACGGTGCTGTAGAACTCCACGTCCTCCTTGATGCGACTCCTGCGCCGCAGCCCCGCCGTGTCGATGAAGCGGAAGGTGCGCTCCCCGTGGCGCCACACCACGTCCACCGCGTCCCGCGTGGTGCCGGGGATCTCGCTGACCACCACGCGCTCCTCCCCCAGCAGCCGGTTGAGCAGCGACGACTTGCCCACGTTGGGGCGGCCGACGATGGCCACGGCGATCTCGGCGGGCTCGCCCCAGGCCCCGCCGTCGGCCTCGGCCTGCCCGCCTCCGGCCGCCGGCGCGGGATTGGGCAGCGCCCGCACCACCGCGTCCAGCAGGTCGCCCACGTTGCGGCCGGGTCCCGCCGCCACGGGGATGGGCTCGCCCAACCCCAGGCGGAAGAAGTCGTACTGCACCCCGTCCCAGCGGGGGTCGTCCACCTTGTTGACCGCCAGGATGGTGGGCTTGTTGGCCTGGCGCAGGAGGCGCGCCACGTCCTCGTCGGCGGGGGTGACCCCCGCCTGGCCGTCCACCACCATCACGAGGACATCGGCCTCGCGCACCGCGGCCTCCACCTGGCGCCGGACCTGGACGGTCAGCGGGTCGTCCCCCTCGGCCAGGCCGCCGGTGTCCACCAGGGTGAAGGCGCGTCCCGCCCAGTCGGTGTCGGCGTAGAGGCGGTCGCGGGTGACGCCGGGGACGTCGTCCTCGATGGCCAGCCGGCGCTCGATGATCCGGTTGAACAGGGTCGACTTGCCCACGTTGGGCCGTCCGACGATGGCCACGACCGGTTTCACGGCGGCGGATCCCCTCCCCGCCCGCCCCCATGATGCCAGCGCCGCCGTGCCAGCGTCAACGCGACCCGGTCCGTGGCCCCGGGACGCTCGACGGCCCGTCGCCGGCCGGGTTGCCCCCGTCGTCTGCCGGATGCCCGCCCCCCCTTCCCCGACCGCCGGCTCCCGTGGAAGCGCCGTCACCGCCGAGAAGGGCCATCAGGGCGGCCGTCAAGGCGCTGGCCGCGATGGCGTCGTACCCTGGGCCGCCGGCGACGGTGAACGCCAGCGGCAAGGGGGACCCGTTCAACCCGCCGCCTGCGGTGGCGGCGCCGGCCCACAGCCCCTGGGCGAGCACCATGCCGGCGGTGGCCAGCACGAGGCCCGCAGGGGGTGCCAGGGGCGCCAGGGAGGCTGCGACGCCGGTGACCACGCCGGCCGCCCAGGCAGGCGAGAGCCACGGCGGCGCGCTGCCCGGCAAGCCCTGCAGGAGGGCATAGGCGAGGGACGTGGTCGCCGCGAGGCTCGCCGCGGCCCGGAGCCGCAGGGATGGCGCCAGGCCGGCGAACCACAGGGCGGCGCCGACCAGGGGCAGGCCGGCGCCGCCGGGACTGACGGCCAGCCCGCCGCTCTCGCCGACGGGCCAGAGGGGGATGCTGGCCACAAGCCACGCCCCACCCCACAGCGCCAGGCGACCCGGCGGCACCCCCAGCCGCCGCGCGCCGGGAACGGCGTCGAGGGCCAGGAGGGCCACGGTCATCGCGATCAGCCAGGTCCCGGTCACCGCCACCACCCCGGCCTAGGGTTCCCCAGGGTCGGGGTGAAGAGGGCCGCCGCCCACCGGGGCCGGGGAGGACGGAGCGGAAGGCCTAGATGATGCGGACGCCCTCAAGGCCCAACAACCGCAGGGCCCCATGCACAAAGGCCTCTTGGCGGACGAGCCACGCGGGCGAGCAAGCGCGCTGGACGGTGCCCTGGCGGGCCCGGCACGCAGCCGGCCGCGGGGAGACCGGCAGGGAGGCGCCACCGGCCAGCGGAAGCCGCCACGTCGGCCGGGGGATCCGCCATGCTGCGCGGGACCGCAAGGGGTTGCGCAGGGACCGCACGGGGTTGCGCAGGGACCGCACGGGGTTGCGCAGGGACCGCACGGGGTTGCGTAGGCACCGCATGGGGTTGCGCGGAGACGAGACGAGCGCAGAGCAGCATCGGGGGATGTCCCGCCAGCGGAGGGGGCGCGCCCACCCGGGCGCGCCCCCTCCGCTGACGCGGTGGCTTCCCCGCCCGGTGGGGCGGCGGCTGGGCCCGCGCCCCACCGGCGCCCCACCGGCGTCGGCACGTCCCGCCGGCGTCCCGGCGCCCGCGCCGCCTGCCGACCCTCGGAGCGGCGTCAGGCCCGGTCCGCCGCCTCGTCGCCCGTCAACCGGTCGCGGGTCTCCTCCAACAGCTCGCCGAACATCTCGCCGATGGTGATGCCGCCGCCCTCCGACGCGGGGCCGGGTTCGTCCGACCGGGGCAGCGGGCGCTCCGGTCCGCGACGGGCCCGCTCGCCCCGCGGCCGGCGGGCCTCCGGGGGCGTCCGCATGCTCAGGCTGATCCGCCGCTCCTGGGGCTGGACCCGCAGCACCCGGACCTCCACCTCCTGGCCCTCCTGGACCACCTCTTCCGGCGACTCCACCCGGTGGTTGGCCAGCTGGGAGATGTGGACCAGCCCCTCCACCCCGGGTTCCAGCCGCACGAAGGCGCCGAAGGGGACCAGGCGTACCACGGTGCCGCGGACCCGCGAGCCGACCGGGTACTTGCGCTCCGCGTCGTCCCACGGATCGGGCATGAGCTCCTTGAGGCTGAGGGAGATGCGGCCGCGCTCGCGGTCCACCCGCAGGACCTTGACCTGGATGGTGTCCCCTTCCTTCAGCAGGTCGCGGGGGTGGTCGATGCGGCCCCAGTGCATCTCGGAGACGTGGAGCAGACCGTCGACGCCCCCCAGGTCGACGAAGGCGCCGAAGTCCGTCAGGCCCTTGACCACCCCGGTCCGCACCTGCCCCTCTTCCAGGCTGGCCAGGGTCTCCTCGGCCCGACGGCGCGCCTCCTCCTCCAGCAGCTGCTTGCGCGAGAGGATCACCCGCCGCTTGTTGCGGTCCAGCTCGATGATCTTCGCCCGCACGGTGGTGCCCACGTAGGGGCTGAGGTCGGCCACGTAGCCCCGCTCCACGTGGGAGGCCGGCATGAAGGCGCGGACGCCGGCGTCGCACACCAGGCCGCCCTTCACCTGCTCCACCACCGGCACCTCGACGGGCTCACCCGCTTCGTAGGCGCGCCGCAGGGACTCCCACGCCTCCCGCTCCACGGCCCGCCGGTGGGAGAGCAGCAAGCCGCCCTCCCCCTTGTCCGTGAAGCCCAGCACCACCACGGGGATCTGCTGGCCGACGTGGTACACCTCGTCCGGTCGCTTGCCTCCCAGCAGCCGCAGCTCGTGGCGGGGGATCGTGCCGTCCGACTTGTGGCCCACGTCCACCAGGACGTGGTCGTCGGCCACCTGGACCACCGTGCCCGTCACCATCTGGCCGCGGCTGAGGCGCGTGGGCGCCAGTTGCTCGTCCATGGCCCCCCGGCCCTCGCCCGCCCCGGCGGATGCGGGGGCCGCGGCCTCGCTGGCCCCGGCGCCGCCGGCCTCCGGGCGACGCCCGGCGTCCTCCGGCGTTGCGGTCCCCTTGGCCCCGGGTCCGGATGCGGACCCATCCGGGCCGGCGGGACCCGACTCCCCGGCGGCGTCGCCGCCCTCCGCCGCGGGGCGGGATCCCTCCCCGGCGGCGGCCTCGGCGGACCCCGCGGCGCCCGCTTCACCCGCGGGCTGCCCGGCCGGCCGGTCGGCCCCCTCCGTCTCGGCGACGCCGGTCTCGCGTTCCACCGCGGCCTCGGCGGACTCCTCGGCCTCCTGTTGCAGCTGCGCCAGGGCCTCCGTCGCCCCCGCGGCGGCTTCGGCCGCCGCGGGGCCCAGCGGCTGGTCCGGCGCGGCCGGGCTCACCTCCTGTCGCGGCACGGCACCGGGAGCGTCGTCGTCCCGGTTGGCCGCCTGCGGATCGCGGATCTCGTCCATGCCTCGACACGACCCCCTTCGCACGGCTTACCCTGCAGGGACGCGGCGCCGCGCCGGCTCTCCCGCCGCGGGATCCTCGGCCAGCAGCGCCGCGACGGCCTCGCGCATCCTGTGCGCCACCGCGTCGATGGACCCCTCCCCCCCGCTCCCCGCGACCCGGAAGGGGATGCCGATGCGCACCCGCACCCGCCGGCCCGGGCGATACGGGCCGGCGATGGCCACGGGGAGCACCGGCGCGCCCGATTTGATGGCCAGCAGGGCGGCACCGGGCTCGAAGGGCCCGAGCCGACCCCGGCTGCGGGTGCCCTCCGGGAACAACCCCACCACGGCGCCCCGGTCCAGCAGGTCCAGGGCATGGCGCAGCGCCCACCGGTCGGGCTGCCCGCGGCGCACGGGGAAGGCGCCCAGGCGCCGCAGCACCCACGCCGCCAGCGGGTTTCGGAAGAGCTCGTGCTTGGCCATAAAGTGCACCTTCCGCGGCAAGACGGTGCCCACCAGCGGCGGGTCCAGCCAGCTGAGGTGGTTGGCGATCACCAGCAGCGGGCCGTCGGGGGGGACGTGCTCCCGCCCGCCCACCTCCCAGCGGCATCCCAGGGCGAACAGCACCCAGAACAGCGCCTTCCCCAACGCGTACAGCACCTAGTCGCCCTCCCGGCAGTACCGCAGGATCTCCTCCACCACCGCCTCCACGGTGCGGCCGGTGGTGTCGATCTCGATGGCGTCGGCGGCCCTCTTGAGCGGCGCCGCGGGTCGCGTCATGTCCTGCCGGTCCCGCTGGCGCAGGGCCTCCGCCACCTCTTCCAGGGTCACCCTGTGCCCCGCGGCCACCAGCTCGCGGTACCGCCGGCGGGCCCGTTCCTCCGGCGACGCGGTGAGGTAGACCTTCAGGTCCGCGTCGGGCGCCACGTGGGTGCCGGTGTCGCGACCCTCCAGGACGACCCGGCCCCGTCGTGCCAGCGCCCGCTGCACCTCGAGGAGTCGCTGCCGGACCTCGGGGATCGCCGCCACGGCCGACACCGCCTGGTCGACGCCGGGCTCCCGCAGGTGGGCGGTGACGTCGACCCCGTCGAGAACAACCTGCGGGGCCCCCTCGGGCCCCGTTGCCAGCGCGATGTCCGTTTCTCGAGCCAGCTGCGCCACCCGCTGCCGGTCCGCCGGGTCGATGCCGTGGCGCAGGACCTTCAGCGTCATGGCGCGGTACATGGCGCCGGTGTCCACGTACAGGTAACCCAGGGCTGTGGCGACCCGCCGGGCGACGGTGCTCTTCCCCGCACCGGCCGGCCCGTCGATGGCGATCACGCGCTTCAACGAGATCGGTTCCCTCCGGTTGTTCGACAGCGCCCGCCGGATTCCTTGTGCGGGCCGCCCGACCGCGGCAGGGGCCGTCCGCGCGGCCGCCCGGCGGCGGTCGGGCGCGCCAGGGCCCGCCGCCCGCGGTGCGGGGCGACGGTCGGCGCCGCCGTTCCAATCGCCCGCAATTATACCATGGATCGCTGCGGCGCCGGCCCCGCGTGCCGGCGGCCCCGCGACCGCCGGGACCGACCGGCCCGGTCCCGGCGCCCGCCGGTGCGGGCCTGCCCGGGCGCTCGGCATGGCCCGGTTCCGGCGGATGGCCGCGGGGGCCGCGGGCGGGTCCCGGCGGGAGCCCGCGCCGCGGCCGGCCGGCGCGGCCGATCGCGGGCGCCCGCCGGCTACGGCGCGCGCCATGCCAGCCGGACCGCCGTGCCCTGCGGTCCCACCCGCCACGTCGAACCCGGGGTCGGCGCGGCCAGCGGGCCGCTGGCGTGGGTGAGCACCACCTCCGCGCCACCGGCCTCGGCCCGCAAGACCAGGCGGTCGCCCGGGCGGACCACCACGGGCCGCCTGTCGCCCGGCACCAGCCGGGCCAGCTCGACCCCGTTGAGGACCACCGCGACGGACGAGGGCCCCCGGTTGCCGAGGGTCAGGAGGGCTTGGGCCGACGGCGTCCGGCTTGCGGTCGGGTTCGCCCGGTCGGCGGTCGCCCCGACCGGCGCTGGGCGGCTGGCGCCCCGCTCCTCCGCGGCGCCCAGGACCCCGGGGGATCGCGGCGCCTCGGTCGGCGGCGACGTCCCGGGCATGGTGGCGCCCGGGGTTGCGGATGAACCGGTGGGCACCCCGGCGGGCGTGGCGTCTCGCCAGGCGGCGGCGGGCATGCCGGGCCGGTAGCCCCAATCCTCGAGGACGCGACCGTAGGTCTCGTAGGCCAGGGGACCGCGCCCCGCCATCAGCGACTGGACCACCACCAGTGCCACCAGTCCCGCCACCACCGCGCGGGTGAGGACCTCTTCCACGGTTGCGAGCCAGGGCGGCCCGATGCGCGCCCCAGGGCCGCCCCCGGCGGGCGGCGCTTCGTTCGGGGCGGCCCGGGCGGCGTCGGTCGGCGGCCGCCGTCCCGACGGCGAGGGGGTGAACCGCGGCCGCGGCGGCACGGGCCGGGGCGGCTGTCCGGAACCCATCGCGCCACCTCCCCGGAGGCTGCGGGCGGTCCGCCGCGCCGGCCTCCGGGGGAGTCTATGCGTGCGGGTGAGCATCCTTGTGCGGCTCGGAGTGCGGCTCGGATGGGGGCACGCAGCCGGTCGGGGACGGGGCGCCCCGGCGCGGTGCGAGCGGTACGGGTTCGGGACGGCGCGGGGCCCGGGCTGGCGGGCGGCGGGGTGCCGGTGCCGTCCTCACTCCCACCCGGCGGCTTCCAGGGGGATCAGCCGGTCGAACACCGCGGGGTTGCCGACGTAGACGGCGGCGTCCACCGGGCCCTCGGCCGTCTGCACGGTCACGGTCCGGCGGAAGTAGTACGGCGGATCCTCGTCAGCCCCCTCGTAGTGGTCCAGGTGGCCGAGATCCGACCGCTGGATGGTCCACAGCACGCCGTGGACCCGATGGCCGGGGGCCGGCAGGATCACGGGGTATCCGCGGCCCGTGTCGTAGAGGCGATAGCCCTCCAGCACGGCGGGCACGGGAGGCTGCAGCCGGCGACCGACCAGCGCCTCGATGCGCCCGCGGCGGCGCAACGTCCCGTAGGCGAACAGGTTCACGGGGTCTCCTCCCTGGTCTCCTCCCGCTCCTCCAACAGCCCGCGCTGGCGCAGGGCATCGGCCAGTTGGCCGTGGAGCCGGGCGATGGTCCCGTAGAGCCGGTTCTCCTTCGGGTCGTAGCTTCCTCCCAGGGTGGCGACCTGCCCCAGGCCGGAGAAGAGCGCGTAGAGGTCGGCGCGGCACTGCCGCCCCAGGGAGGTGCGCATGGCCGCCTGCAGGAGCCACTTCCGATCCACGGGGGGCTGCCCGTCGGCGTAGCGGCACAGGAGGAGGAAGTGCTCGAGCCACTGGACGAACCCGGCCAGGAAGGCGAACGCCTGGCCACGGCGCAAGTTCCACGCCATCGACGCGGTGCGCCGCCGCAGGGCGCGGTAGCGCCGCCGCACCTGCTGGCGGTACCATGCCGGCGGCAGCTGGCGCAGCGGCGCCAGCGCCGCCGCCAGCCGGCCGCCGGGATCCAGCACTGGCTCCGCGGCGCCGAGCAGCACCACCGCCGCCTCGGAGGGCCGGGCAGCCGCCTCGGCCAGTTCGTCCCAGCTCAACAGGGCCAGGTGACCGCCGCCCGCCCAGCCGGGCAGCCGGTGGAAGGACCCTGGGCCCGTCGGGTC
The sequence above is drawn from the Thermaerobacter sp. FW80 genome and encodes:
- the cmk gene encoding (d)CMP kinase, giving the protein MKRVIAIDGPAGAGKSTVARRVATALGYLYVDTGAMYRAMTLKVLRHGIDPADRQRVAQLARETDIALATGPEGAPQVVLDGVDVTAHLREPGVDQAVSAVAAIPEVRQRLLEVQRALARRGRVVLEGRDTGTHVAPDADLKVYLTASPEERARRRYRELVAAGHRVTLEEVAEALRQRDRQDMTRPAAPLKRAADAIEIDTTGRTVEAVVEEILRYCREGD
- a CDS encoding 1-acyl-sn-glycerol-3-phosphate acyltransferase, whose translation is MLYALGKALFWVLFALGCRWEVGGREHVPPDGPLLVIANHLSWLDPPLVGTVLPRKVHFMAKHELFRNPLAAWVLRRLGAFPVRRGQPDRWALRHALDLLDRGAVVGLFPEGTRSRGRLGPFEPGAALLAIKSGAPVLPVAIAGPYRPGRRVRVRIGIPFRVAGSGGEGSIDAVAHRMREAVAALLAEDPAAGEPARRRVPAG
- the rpsA gene encoding 30S ribosomal protein S1, which codes for MDEIRDPQAANRDDDAPGAVPRQEVSPAAPDQPLGPAAAEAAAGATEALAQLQQEAEESAEAAVERETGVAETEGADRPAGQPAGEAGAAGSAEAAAGEGSRPAAEGGDAAGESGPAGPDGSASGPGAKGTATPEDAGRRPEAGGAGASEAAAPASAGAGEGRGAMDEQLAPTRLSRGQMVTGTVVQVADDHVLVDVGHKSDGTIPRHELRLLGGKRPDEVYHVGQQIPVVVLGFTDKGEGGLLLSHRRAVEREAWESLRRAYEAGEPVEVPVVEQVKGGLVCDAGVRAFMPASHVERGYVADLSPYVGTTVRAKIIELDRNKRRVILSRKQLLEEEARRRAEETLASLEEGQVRTGVVKGLTDFGAFVDLGGVDGLLHVSEMHWGRIDHPRDLLKEGDTIQVKVLRVDRERGRISLSLKELMPDPWDDAERKYPVGSRVRGTVVRLVPFGAFVRLEPGVEGLVHISQLANHRVESPEEVVQEGQEVEVRVLRVQPQERRISLSMRTPPEARRPRGERARRGPERPLPRSDEPGPASEGGGITIGEMFGELLEETRDRLTGDEAADRA
- the plsY gene encoding glycerol-3-phosphate 1-O-acyltransferase PlsY, whose translation is MAMPWLGVTGLVLLGYLLGSIPFGLWLVRAVRGVDIRRYGSGNIGTTNVLRVAGPRLAAAVLLADAAKGALPVMLARAVGPGEVAAVLAGVAAMAGHSWSIWLAGHGGKGVATGLGVLLGLDVRVALAAFAVWLAVVAASRYSSLGSMAAAVSVPLWMALWHAPPAHLAFGVAAALVVLVRHRSNVGRLLRGEELPITLRIDPRRE
- a CDS encoding gamma-glutamylcyclotransferase family protein — protein: MNLFAYGTLRRRGRIEALVGRRLQPPVPAVLEGYRLYDTGRGYPVILPAPGHRVHGVLWTIQRSDLGHLDHYEGADEDPPYYFRRTVTVQTAEGPVDAAVYVGNPAVFDRLIPLEAAGWE
- the der gene encoding ribosome biogenesis GTPase Der is translated as MKPVVAIVGRPNVGKSTLFNRIIERRLAIEDDVPGVTRDRLYADTDWAGRAFTLVDTGGLAEGDDPLTVQVRRQVEAAVREADVLVMVVDGQAGVTPADEDVARLLRQANKPTILAVNKVDDPRWDGVQYDFFRLGLGEPIPVAAGPGRNVGDLLDAVVRALPNPAPAAGGGQAEADGGAWGEPAEIAVAIVGRPNVGKSSLLNRLLGEERVVVSEIPGTTRDAVDVVWRHGERTFRFIDTAGLRRRSRIKEDVEFYSTVRTRRALARADVACVVLDARDPATEQDKRIAGMALEEGKACVLAVNKWDLVTKGPDTADRYREALSREYDFLPFAPIVFLSAATGQRLDRLVDWIGRVADNHRRQVPQPVLRKVVDDALVVHQPPSARGRRLRIHDIRQVATRPPTILFVVSDPDAVHFSFQRFLENVLRQAFDFTGTPLRLVFRSPGKGKGRDRDEE